The nucleotide window TGGGCCTTCCTCTCCTTCAGTGGCTCTTGGCCTGCATCATCTGTCTCACAGGCAGTCCAGCCCAACTTActcagctcctcctcttcctcccccacagTCACTGTTCTCCTGGGATCAGCTCTTTTCTCCAAAGGAGCAGTTTTCAGCTGGTTTCAGTCAGTTTGGGGTTAGGTTGTTGTAATTATCACAGCTAGCAAAATTCTCCATGTTTTGGAAATTATTTACTTTGGTAAAAACTTGAAAAGGTCTGAAGATCTAATAACACCATTTTCTCTTGTTCAAATTCCAGTTCATTTcttgagggggagggagaaggtggTGTGTCAGCTAGTATGCCAAAAATTGTACATGACACACAGCCCACCTATCTGTGCCACAGTCAGTAATCTGGGAGCCTGTGGGAGTGTGTTATGTGCCATCACATACTGTCATATGTCATGGCAGAGGAACAGGCAAGACCTTCTGTTTAAGAGAAGTAGTGCCAGCCCTAGACCCATCCAGCTGCAGCACGTCAGCTCTGATCATACCCTTATTCTCGGAGCACAGGTTGAGCTCACCTTGGGAAAGAAGGTAAGGGCTAAAGAAGAAGCTGCCTCCTTCACATATTttatctctctcctccctgccaccCCCAAAATGCCTTTCAATTGAACAACACTAAGAACCTATTTCTGTACAGTGAATCAGACatgttctctgcctctgtctaGAGAAGGAGTTAGGTACAAACAGCTATAATTCAAGGCACAGTGGGTTAGGGCTATACAAAAGCTAATAATAAAGTTGACATATATTGAATACTTATTCCATGCGAAGCACTGTTCTAAGTGTTTCCCTTTATTAACTCATTTCATGCGCACAACAGTAATGTTAGCATTGCTACTCTATTGATAAGGAAACGAAGGCCCAGAGAGCTTAAGAGCTGAAGGTCATAACTGTCATGCAGAGACCAGGCAAATGGCCCCAGAGCGTCTGTGCACCTAGCCTGCTTGGAGATCCATTTCCCATGTGTAGAGAGGAATTATCGTTCTACTAGAACATGCTGTGTACCACATGATTTAGCCACCCCACTCGCCTtaaatacagggtctcatgtatcctagacTGGCCTCCGATTCACAGTGTAgtagctttgaactcttgattcttctgcttctacctcttgagtgctaggatttacaGCTATGTCATCTCACCTGGTTTTATGGGGTGCCAGGGACTGAACCAGCACtttatgcatgctgggcaagcactctaccaactgagaatATCACCAGCTTCTTAGCCATTCACTTTTGTAATGCTATTCAAAGTTATCATTTACTGAATCTAGCCCTCGTTATTTTATCAGGAAAGCTTTGGTACAGGGCAGAACAGTGCTGTCCTGAGCATGCAGAGTAGCAAAGTTTAAAAGCAGGTTTGTTAAAAGCCAAACTcctattctctttttctctgtagttGACAATGCTATAGTTAGGTGGGCTAAGGCAGGACAAGGTGATACCTGCTGTGTCACAGCCACCTAGCAACCCTCTGCTCTGGGTCTGCTGGCTCAGAGAGTgccaaaatggatatgaaaaggCTGGGGCCAGAGACTGGATGCTAGCTAGCTCTGTCATTCCCTGGTGATACGACCTATCTGTGATAGGTCACTAACAATTTTTCTCAAAGCTTCACTTTCTTCATCTACAAATGCAGATGATAAGAACACTGATCTGCTAGCTGTAATGAGAACAGATGtaacttggcctggtgcttgctcCATAGTAAATGCCCAGTCAGTCGTAGCTATTACTATCTttcaaggctacccagagaatAAACATAGTATGTAGCATTTGAGAGACCCCTAGCACCTTCTGAAAGAACATCTATGGTATCTTTGGTATTTGTCAGCTTCGATAAAGCAGGCCTGTATTCATTGCCAGTGTTGTCCAAGGAACTGCCTTCCTCTGGCTGTACAATCCCCTATTCCCATGGTGGCCCTCACTGTTCCAACATTGCCCCTTTTAGGCATCTCGCTGAGCCTCAAGCTAGGTACAAGGAAGACAGCATCATGTGACAGCCACAACatgaggactagagagatagGCCAGTGTTTATGACCAAGCTTTAGGGTGCTTTCTTACAAGTAAGTTAACTTCCCCCACATTTAGGTATCCTTTTCTGCAGGACAGAAATGATTCTGTTATCTATGCATATAGGGTTAAGGTAGGGTTAGAATGAGACGTGTATATGGGCAGAGGCTGGGTGCTTGGAGGCAAGCACAATGCTTTGTTTGGAGGGAAAAGATATCAGCCATGTGATGCCAAACTACCTGTGTACACTTCAGGTACATCGAGAAGTCTGCAGAGGAGCTGGACGAGGAAGTAGAGTATGACATGGACGAGGAGGACTATATCTGGCTGGATATCATGAATGAGCGACGGAAGACCGAGGGTGTGAGTCCTATCCCACAGGAGATCTTTGAGTACCTAATGGACCGGTTGGAGAAGGAGTCCTACTTTGAGAGTCACAATAAAGGTGACCCCAATGCACTAGTGGATGAAGATGCCGTATGCTGCATCTGCAATGATGGCGAGTGCCAGAACAGCAATGTCATCCTCTTCTGTGACATGTGCAACTTGGCTGTGCACCAAGAGTGCTACGGTGTCCCCTATATCCCTGAGGGCCAGTGGCTGTGCCGCCGTTGCCTGCAGTCACCTTCTCGTGCAGTGGACTGTGCTCTGTGCCCCAATAAGGGTGGTGCCTTTAAGCAGACAGATGATGGCCGCTGGGCCCACGTGGTGTGTGCCTTGTGGATCCCTGAGGTCTGCTTTGCCAACACAGTCTTCCTAGAACCTATTGACAGCATTGAGCACATCCCACCAGCCCGCTGGAAGCTCACCTGCTACATTTGCAAACAGCGGGGCTCTGGAGCCTGCATCCAGTGCCACAAGGCCAACTGCTACACAGCCTTCCATGTGACATGTGCCCAGCAGGCTGGCCTTTACATGAAGATGGAACCTGTGCGGGAGACAGGTGCTAATGGTACCTCCTTTAGTGTCCGCAAGACAGCCTACTGTGACATCCACACACCCCCAGGTTCTGCTCGCCGCCTGCCTGCCCTATCCCACagtgagggggaggaggaggaggatgaagaagaagatgagggTAAGAGCTGGAGCTCAGAGAAGGTCAAGAAGGCCAAGGCCAAGTCCCGGATCAAGATGAAGAAAGCTCGGAAGATCTTGGCAGAGAAGCGGGCAGCAGCACCTGTGGTATCTGTGCCCTGCATTCCGCCACACAGGTACATGTGCAGTCGTgggcaggaaggggaggggagaagcctCAGAGAGACTGTGGGGCCTAAGTAGAGTGGCCGGCTTGCCTTCCTGTCAGAGCTGTGTGGGAatgaaaaagtaaatttaaagagGTGATCTTAGGTAAGTCACCTTCCTGACTTTTGCATTAGGAGCCAAAAACTCTGAACTTTATCTGGCAGACGAAGCATGTATTTAAGCTGCCCTTCTTTTTGATGGTGTGGTTTGTTAAGATGAAAGAGCCATCGAAGAAAAATGGTCTTCCCATGAAAGAGTCAATGAAAAGTGGGGAGGAGAAGGCTCAGAAAGTTGTGAAGGGGCTGGGATGCAGCTTAGTTGTCAGATGTGCTTAGTATCTATAgggatctgggttcagtccccagcacaagaaagaaaaagtgcaTGACATGTGCAACTTGATCATGCACCAGAAATCAGAAATGCTAGTGTCCTCTATGTTCCTAAGGGCCACCTTCCCAGACTCTAGACTGCCCTGTGGAGTGCTGCTCAGTCAGGCTGTGATTGTCAGATGTTTTTAGCTGCCTTATGTTGTCTGGTTGACCTCACTATAGGTTTCTCTCCTTGCAATTTATCTTCACTTGATCTTAGCAAAAAGGCCAACAAGGGATGGGGGTGTGTTGTCTTCTGCACAGTCTCAGTCCAAGAGGTCAGAATCTAACTGCCCTGGGCTGCTGTGGCTTAGCAGACTTAGAGGCAGACTGATGCTGTTCTGCTTAGTGCTGAGAGCGTGGTTTCCTCTGCTGTGTTGTGCCACTCAAGGCACTGTTGATTATGCCTTAAGTCCAGAATTCTGAGAtgctccttctctgcttccttcttttctttttgagatagaatctcttgTAATAGGCTGGGTTTGAATTCCACATAGAGCCAAAGATTACCTCGAGTGTCTggatccttttgcctccaccttgggagtgctgggattacaggtgtgagctacgaCTGTTCCTGGTTTTCCAGACCTTTTTGATGAACGTCACAGCCCCCCACTGTCCTCATTCAGGAACTCTTAGCTGCAGTCGGGACCTAGCAGGTTTTCCCTTTGTTCCCTGGTTCCCAGACTCAGTAAGATCACCAACCGCCTGACCATCCAGAGGAAGAGCCAGTTCATGCAGAGGCTACACAGCTACTGGACCCTGAAACGGCAGTCACGGAATGGGGTCCCACTGCTCCGGCGTCTGCAGACACACCTTCAGTCGCAGAGGAACTGTGATCAAGTTGGGGTACCGTGTCCAAATCCCTGTGGGTTGTGGAGACTAGGACCAAAAGGGCAAGGACCAAAATTGATAGTGATAGCCTCCAGCATCAAAGAGCTTAGGTTTTCCACCTTTAACTTAGCCCCCAAGGCAGGCCAGCATGAAATCTATACATTACCAGGTTGGTGGAAAGGCATCATTACTGTGTGTTCATTAATTCAACAAACATACCCAGCATTATCTTGCTGCTAGACCCTGGTAACACATAGAGGGAGGTGCTACTGATGAATGATTGGGCTTTCTCCTTGGACTTGCCCTGCCCTTGGCCTAGGTTTCCTGCActcctcttctggactctcctCTGGCTCTCACCATCTGGTACCCCTTTTACCCTCACAGAGAGATTCTGAAGATAAGAACTGGGCCCTCAAAGAACAGCTCAAGTCCTGGCAGCGGCTCCGGCATGACCTAGAGCGAGCTCGGCTGCTGGTGGAGTTGATACGCAAGCGAGAGAAACTGAAAAGGGAGACGGTGAGTGCTCCTGGGCCAGAACACTGCTCTGGAGGAGGGAGAGTGTATGGCCCTGGATGGGAAGCGCCAAGGCCCATACTGGCGTTGAGTGTCCGTCCCCACACTGTGTGCTTTTAGCTTCGGGTCAAAGGAGACTGCACAGAATCCTTACCTCTGACCCAGGCAGCTCGAGCCAGGAGTTCAAGGAAGGGGAACCaaagtagatagagacagctttCTTTCATGGGGCCTGGATGAGAAAAGTATGTTCCTAAGCCAGCAGGGACCATCTCCTTTGACCTCTGCTGAGGGACTAGCCAGGGCCTGGCTGATCCAGCCTTTTTGTGTGCCAGATCAAGATCCAGCAGATTGCCATGGAAATGCAGCTGACCCCTTTTCTCATCCTCCTCCGAAAAACCTTGGAGCAGCTCCAAGAGAAGGACACAGGCAACATCTTCAGCGAGCCGGTCCCTCTGTCTGAGGTAACCGAATTGGACGAAGTAAGAATCCCTTCCCCTCGCTCcaacttctttctcttcttctcccagttGGACCCCTGCTGCAGGTCTGGCCCAGGGACTAGGTGGGGACCATCAAGGGTTCGGTGGCTCTGGGGCAGGAGGAACTAGAGCTACATGTATCACCTGGACCCTTGTCTTGTCCTATCACACCCCAAGAACTCAGAATGGGAAGCCATCTGCACTCCTTCCCCAGAGTCTGCCAGATGAGTAATCACAGGCAGGAAGATATTCTCAGGGTGTTCAACCCTGGAATGGAAATTTTGGAAGGCTCAGAATCTAAAGAGCCAGCTCTGAAGCCCTAGGTTCACTTTTCTCTCTGAAAGGTATAAAATGAGACATCTGAGGCAGCAGCCTTACCACAAGCCTTATGAAGAGCAAAAATAACAGTAAGAAAGAATACAGGTGGTACAATTTTTAGAGAATTCTCATGGCCTTTTCCCCCATTAAAGCGGCCCATGGTTCTAGGAAATAGATTTGCCTACATTTCATCATGATTTTTCAGGAGAGGAAAATaaggcccagagaggttaggACACTACCAAGATCACACAGCTTGTGACTAGTGAAGTCAGGACTAGAACTTCCCTTATACTACATGCCTGCCTCTTAACTGTGGTGGGAGGCGGTTGCTAGATGCATTTCTTGGGGGGCTGTTAAGAGTAGGGTTTGGGAGAATAAGAACAGATTTCCACTTAGACACTTACCCTGCTTTCCCAGGTACCTGACTACCTAGACCACATCAAAAAGCCTATGGACTTTTTCACCATGAAGCAGAACTTGGAGGCTTATCGCTACTTGAACTTTGATGATTTTGAGGAGGACTTCAATCTCATTGTCAGCAACTGCCTAAAGTATAATGCCAAGGACACCATCTTCTACAGGGCAGCAGTTCGACTCCGTGAGCAGGGTGGTGCTGTGCTCCGTCAGGCCCGGCGCCAGGCAGAAAAAATGGGCATTGACTTTGAGACGGGCATGCATATCCCTCACAACCTAGCCGGAGATGAGGCCCCACACCATACTGAAGATGGTGGGTGATGAGTCATCTGCATGCATAGAGGCCGATGCCAGAGATGGACAGCTTTCCAAAAGTCCCTCCCTGGGAACAGGCAGTACAGGCAGCTGGGCTGAGCAGCAGCAGGCTATCCCCAGGATATTCCTAAGAAGCCAGACTTGGTGACTGGATAGCTGGGCCACCATTCATCATACTAGTTTGCCATTTTGCAGCTCTTCCTAGGAGAAGCCAGTGGGAAGAGTGggttcctgctgcctgcccaggTTCAAGGGGCCCAATGGGCTACCCTGAGCCTGACCTTTCTTCCCCCCAACTCTCCCTGGCAGCAGAGGAAGAGCGGCTGGTCCTGCTGGAGAACCAGAAACACCTGCCAGTAGAAGAGCAGCTGAAGTTGTTGCTGGAGCGGCTGGACGAAGTCAACGCCAGCAAGCAGAGTGTGGGCCGTTCCCGGCGTGCAAAAATGATCAAGAAAGAGATGACGGCATTGCGGCGGAAGCTTGCTCACCAGCGGGAGACTGGCCGGGATGGACCTGAGCGTCATGGCCCCTCCAGCAGGGGCAATCTGACACCCCACCCAGCAGCCTGTGAcaaggatggacagacagacagcgcTGCAGAAGAGAGCAGCAGCCAGGAGACAAGCAAAGGTCTGAACCCCATAGCAAGATGGACCCCAAAGCAAGTCAGACTTTGGCTCTGCAGTACATACACAGCCCTGCTGTTCCCTAGCCAGAGGTCCTTCCTACACAACTAGCTGCTGTACTTTCTCCTTCGTTCCCCAGTCAGGGGCCTCTTAGCTGCCTCTCTAGCTGTTGGTATGAGTCGTTCTGAATCCCCAGACCCCAAATCCCCCGATTCTAGACAGAGTAATCATCCTATATTCCTAGGGTGTGACCCTGGACATCTACCCTTCCTCCTCACATCAGGCCCATCACCaactctccttctctccttctctgctcCAGGCCTGGGTCCCAACATGTCCTCAACCCCCGCACATGAGGTGGGCAGGAGAACCTCAGTTCTGTTCTCCAAAAAGAACCCGAAGACAGCTGGACCGCCCAAGAGGCCGGGCCGGCCCCCCAAAAACCGGGAGAGCCAGATGACCCCCAGCCACGGAGGCAGTCCTGTGGGGCCCCCCCAGCTCCCCATCATGGGGTCCCTGCGTCAGCGCAAGCGGGGTAGGAGCCCCCGGCCCAGTTCGAGCTCAGACAGCGACAGTGATAAGTCCACAGAAGACCCCCCAATGGGTGAGCCTCCTCATCACCCAGCCCCTGCCCCGAGAGAGTGAGCCGAGCTGCCGTTCTTCCTAGTGTACTTGGAGCTCTCCTTTACTTCTCTATGGAAGACAGCTAGAAGGCCTCAGGAGTCCTTTGATTCCCGCTCCTCACCCTTCATGTGTGAGAACCGAGACCCAGAGACACTGACCCAGCCAGCTTCCCGTCCAGCCACttaccctcttctcttctccccttccttggGGAACTTCCTGCCTTTAAGTCCTTTGTGTCTTTAGGCTGGGGAGGGAAGGTTAGTGCAGAGCTTGGCCTGCTGTGGTACAACTGCTCAGAGCTCTCGCTGCTGGCCAAGACTGGAGGAACTTTTCAGCCCAGAAAGAGAACCTGCCCCCATGTTGGCTCTGATCTACACCTTTCTGACCAGTtggttccttccctcctttcccctcgAAGACTTACCAGCCAATGGCTTCAGCAGTGGGAACCAGCCAGTGAAGAAGAGTTTCTTGGTGTACCGTAATGACTGCAGCCTTCCCCGGAGCAGCTCAGACTCTgagtccagcagcagcagcagcagcagtgcgGCCTCAGACCGGACCAGGTACTGACCAGCCCTGCAGATGGGAGGCAGCTGGAAGGATGCCTTGCCGGGTTCTCCCATGGAAGCCGAGTGGCAGTCAGTCCAAAGGAAGGAGTTCACATCCAAATGTCCCTACAAAATAAATGGGATGGATCAGTCACCCTAACAAAACAGAGGACACTGTCTTAGGTTAAACTGATGCTTTAAAGAAAtgagaactggggttggggatttagctcagtggtagagcgtttgcctagcaagtgcaaggctctgggttctatcagctccaaaaaaaaaaaaaatgagaactggTGCCTTATAGCTGGGATTTGGCCTTTAGACATACTTTATTTTGGCCACCAAGATGTTTCTAATAACTGAAtacaggaactggagagatggctcagcagttaggagaactggctgttcttgcagaggaccctggtccaattcccagcacccacatagtgtagctccagttccaaggggatctgatatcctctactggcttccacaggcactgtatacacatggtacacagacatacatgaaggcaaaatactcatgtagataaagagaaagtgggggtgggagggggaaataggattaaatttatttaaaagcaaaaaactGAGTCCACATAAAATTCTCAGTCTTTgtattctctttaaaaatcagaggatcaaagggttggggatttagctcagtggtagagcgcttgcctagcaagcacaaggccctgggttcaatcctcagctgaaaaaaaaattagaggatCAAGCTGTGTGgtagtggttcacacctttaatcccagcactcaggagcagaggcaggggaatctctgtgagtttaaggccagtctagtctacagggtgagttctaggacaaccatggctacacagagaaaccctgtctcaaaaaagcagggaaaaaaaatcagaggatCAGCTGGGTGTAGTTGCTCATACCTATaataacctcagcacttgggatggtGAAGTAGGATTTctgcaaattctaggccagccatggctacatatgtagcaagaccctgtctcaaggaatgGGGATGTAGCTCCTTGGTATAACACTTATCTAGCTTGTGTGAGGCCTAGGATCAATCTCAAGTACTTCAGAACAATAAATTATAATAGAGGATCTGGCAGCTGTGGTTGGTGTTACTTATAGACAGGCATGTTTTCCGCTCAGAGACTGATGGAGTGCTACATTAG belongs to Onychomys torridus chromosome 3, mOncTor1.1, whole genome shotgun sequence and includes:
- the Brpf1 gene encoding peregrin isoform X2, whose protein sequence is MGVDFDVKTFCHNLRATKPPYECPVETCRKVYKSYSGIEYHLYHYDHDSPPPPQQTPLRKHKKKGRQSRPANKQSPSPSEVSQSPGREVMSYAQAQRMVEVDLHGRVHRISIFDNLDVVSEDEEAPEEAPENSSNKENSETPAATPKSGKHKNKEKRKDSNHHHHSAPASAAPKLPEVVYRELEQDTPDAPPRPTSYYRYIEKSAEELDEEVEYDMDEEDYIWLDIMNERRKTEGVSPIPQEIFEYLMDRLEKESYFESHNKGDPNALVDEDAVCCICNDGECQNSNVILFCDMCNLAVHQECYGVPYIPEGQWLCRRCLQSPSRAVDCALCPNKGGAFKQTDDGRWAHVVCALWIPEVCFANTVFLEPIDSIEHIPPARWKLTCYICKQRGSGACIQCHKANCYTAFHVTCAQQAGLYMKMEPVRETGANGTSFSVRKTAYCDIHTPPGSARRLPALSHSEGEEEEDEEEDEGKSWSSEKVKKAKAKSRIKMKKARKILAEKRAAAPVVSVPCIPPHRLSKITNRLTIQRKSQFMQRLHSYWTLKRQSRNGVPLLRRLQTHLQSQRNCDQVGRDSEDKNWALKEQLKSWQRLRHDLERARLLVELIRKREKLKRETIKIQQIAMEMQLTPFLILLRKTLEQLQEKDTGNIFSEPVPLSEVTELDEVPDYLDHIKKPMDFFTMKQNLEAYRYLNFDDFEEDFNLIVSNCLKYNAKDTIFYRAAVRLREQGGAVLRQARRQAEKMGIDFETGMHIPHNLAGDEAPHHTEDAEEERLVLLENQKHLPVEEQLKLLLERLDEVNASKQSVGRSRRAKMIKKEMTALRRKLAHQRETGRDGPERHGPSSRGNLTPHPAACDKDGQTDSAAEESSSQETSKGLGPNMSSTPAHEVGRRTSVLFSKKNPKTAGPPKRPGRPPKNRESQMTPSHGGSPVGPPQLPIMGSLRQRKRGRSPRPSSSSDSDSDKSTEDPPMDLPANGFSSGNQPVKKSFLVYRNDCSLPRSSSDSESSSSSSSSAASDRTSTTPSKQGRGKPSFSRGTFPEDSSEDTSGTENEAYSVGAGRGVGHSMVRKSLGRGAGWLSEDEDSPLDALDLVWAKCRGYPSYPALIIDPKMPREGMFHHGVPIPVPPLEVLKLGEQMTQEAREHLYLVLFFDNKRTWQWLPRTKLVPLGVNQDLDKEKMLEGRKSNIRKSVQIAYHRALQHRSKVQGEQSSETSDSD